The Microbacterium sp. KUDC0406 genome includes a window with the following:
- a CDS encoding polysaccharide biosynthesis protein, which yields MNSNSRARAQADASEEGLPWGIPVQQQRRRVAVALIDGLAWLFGIVFAVALRFEFTPTPTTWLWMIVLGVAAGAIQVGVGVFLALYRGRYPYGSFEEVRALGLIVLVETLLLSLVVIPLGIAMDIPRGTVLLAAPFVLIVMFGVRYIARLALENSRKPAAEAEPALIVGAGYLGDRLLHTVITDPTSPIKPVGLLDDDPAKKHLRLRGVPVVGSTGQIQDAARRTRASLLIIAIGNADSVLLRRLSDEAARAGLRVAVTPSLTEFMTGEKAKVDVRDIEIEDLIGRHPVDTNVELIAGYVTGKRVLVTGAGGSIGSELCRQLSKFGPAELIMLDRDETGLQIAQLGTAGHGLLDTNDVVLANIREPETLTRLFEQRRPEVVFHAAALKHLPMLEQYPDEAWKTNVLGSLNVIRAAMHVGVTHFVNISTDKAANPTSVLGHSKRVAEKLTAWAGEQTGMNFVSVRFGNVIGSRGSMLPTFQRLIAEERPITVTHPEATRYFMTIPEACQLVIQAGGIGRPGEVLILDMGEPVSILEVAKRMISMSGKNIDIVFTGLRHGEKLHEELVGSRENLERPFHPKIAHTRADVITPERLDKAGWKARMEQSPRNNDTTLIEPLNLEPRTNG from the coding sequence ATGAACTCAAACAGTCGTGCGCGCGCGCAAGCAGACGCCTCGGAAGAAGGGCTGCCCTGGGGCATCCCCGTGCAGCAGCAGCGGCGTCGCGTTGCGGTGGCGCTGATCGACGGGCTGGCGTGGCTGTTCGGCATCGTGTTCGCCGTCGCGCTGCGCTTCGAGTTCACGCCCACGCCGACCACGTGGCTGTGGATGATCGTGCTGGGCGTCGCGGCCGGGGCGATCCAGGTGGGCGTCGGCGTGTTCCTCGCTCTGTATCGCGGGCGGTACCCGTACGGCTCGTTCGAAGAGGTGCGTGCGCTCGGGCTGATCGTGCTCGTGGAGACTCTGCTGCTCTCGCTGGTTGTCATCCCCCTCGGCATCGCCATGGACATCCCACGCGGCACCGTGCTGCTCGCGGCGCCGTTCGTGCTGATCGTGATGTTCGGGGTGCGCTACATCGCGCGTCTCGCGCTGGAGAACTCGCGCAAGCCCGCTGCAGAAGCGGAGCCCGCGCTGATCGTGGGCGCCGGCTACCTGGGCGACCGGCTGCTGCACACCGTGATCACCGACCCGACATCGCCGATCAAGCCGGTGGGCCTGCTCGATGACGACCCGGCGAAGAAGCATCTGCGCCTGCGCGGGGTGCCGGTCGTGGGGAGCACCGGCCAGATCCAGGATGCGGCGCGCAGGACGCGCGCGTCTCTGCTGATCATCGCGATCGGCAACGCCGACAGCGTGCTGCTGCGCCGGCTCAGCGACGAGGCCGCGCGGGCGGGACTCCGCGTGGCGGTGACGCCGTCGCTGACGGAGTTCATGACGGGCGAGAAGGCCAAGGTCGACGTGCGCGACATCGAGATCGAAGATCTCATCGGCCGGCATCCTGTCGACACCAACGTCGAGCTGATCGCCGGGTACGTCACCGGCAAGCGCGTGCTGGTCACCGGCGCGGGCGGATCGATCGGCTCGGAGCTGTGCCGTCAGCTGTCGAAGTTCGGGCCCGCCGAGCTGATCATGCTCGACCGTGATGAGACCGGGCTGCAGATCGCGCAGCTGGGCACGGCCGGCCACGGCCTGCTCGACACGAACGACGTCGTGCTGGCCAACATCCGCGAGCCCGAGACGCTGACCCGCCTCTTCGAGCAGCGCCGCCCCGAGGTGGTGTTCCACGCCGCGGCGCTCAAGCACCTGCCGATGCTGGAGCAGTACCCCGACGAGGCGTGGAAGACGAACGTGCTGGGGTCGCTGAACGTGATCCGCGCGGCGATGCACGTGGGCGTGACCCACTTCGTGAACATCTCGACCGACAAGGCTGCGAACCCCACCAGTGTGCTGGGCCACTCGAAGCGGGTGGCCGAGAAGCTCACCGCGTGGGCGGGTGAGCAGACCGGCATGAACTTCGTCTCGGTGCGCTTCGGCAACGTGATCGGCAGCCGCGGTTCGATGCTGCCGACGTTCCAGCGGCTGATCGCCGAGGAGCGGCCGATCACGGTGACGCACCCGGAAGCGACCCGATACTTCATGACGATCCCCGAGGCGTGCCAGCTGGTGATCCAGGCCGGCGGCATCGGGCGGCCCGGCGAGGTGCTGATCCTCGACATGGGCGAGCCGGTGTCGATTCTCGAGGTGGCCAAGCGCATGATCTCGATGTCGGGCAAGAACATCGACATCGTGTTCACCGGCCTGCGGCACGGCGAGAAGCTGCATGAAGAGCTCGTCGGCTCGCGGGAGAACCTGGAGCGGCCGTTCCACCCGAAGATCGCGCACACCCGGGCCGATGTGATCACGCCCGAGCGGCTGGACAAGGCGGGCTGGAAGGCGAGGATGGAACAATCGCCTCGCAACAATGACACGACGTTGATCGAACCGCTGAACCTGGAGCCGCGGACGAATGGCTGA